A DNA window from Naumovozyma dairenensis CBS 421 chromosome 7, complete genome contains the following coding sequences:
- the NDAI0G02990 gene encoding uncharacterized protein (similar to Saccharomyces cerevisiae GPM2 (YDL021W) and GPM3 (YOL056W); ancestral locus Anc_3.172), producing MTSSSETFKLFLLRHGQSNLNHENIFCGWIDAKLTEKGENQARNTAKLIQDYCQTNNVTLPQIGYSSRLIRTQQTMDVILEQFNLKGDKHIICGGEKTSSRELAQIPLKLLPSNTITNDKSDINEVSILQTWRLNERHYGSWQGQRKPQILQQYGDEQYMYIRRDFNGRPPKVDLNLEMVQEIDDKGSSTGYEFKEPNRHLKYGLEESNNEPLPCGESLCDVGKRLGPFLDNVVLKIAKDHHLDSSLIVGHGSTVRSALKMLEGISDEEIKGIDIPNGIPLVIELDRASLKFVRRFYLDPESAKINAEKVRKEGFENNP from the coding sequence ATGACGAGCTCGTCAGAAACTTTCAAACTATTTTTATTAAGACATGGTCAAAGTAATTTGAACCATGAAAACATATTCTGTGGATGGATTGATGCCAAATTGACAGAAAAGGGTGAAAATCAAGCACGTAATACGGCTAAATTGATCCAGGATTATTGTCAAACTAATAATGTTACATTACCACAAATCGGTTATAGTTCTAGATTAATTAGGACACAACAGACAATGGATGTCATCTTGGAACAATTCAATTTAAAAGGTGATAAACATATTATTTGTGGTGGTGAAAAGACTAGTTCCAGAGAATTGGCTCAAATTCCATTGAAATTACTTCCTTCAAATACAATTACCAATGATAAAAGTGATATTAATgaagtttcaattttaCAAACTTGGAGGTTAAATGAACGTCATTATGGATCTTGGCAAGGTCAAAGGAAGCCTCAAATTTTACAACAATATGGGGATGAACAATACATGTATATTCGTAGGGATTTTAATGGTAGACCTCCAAAGGTTGATCTTAATTTAGAGATGgttcaagaaattgatgacAAGGGTTCATCTACTGGttatgaatttaaagaacCAAATAGACACTTGAAGTATGGATTAGAAGAATCTAATAATGAACCATTACCATGTGGTGAATCCCTTTGTGATGTTGGTAAAAGATTAGGCCCATTCTTGGATAATGTTGTCTTGAAAATTGCTAAAGATCATCATTTAGACTCATCTTTGATTGTAGGTCATGGTAGTACAGTTAGATCTGCTTTGAAGATGTTGGAAGGTAtatctgatgaagaaatcaaagGTATTGATATACCAAATGGGATCCCATTAGTCATTGAATTAGATAGAGCTTCACTGAAATTCGTTAGACGTTTCTACTTGGATCCTGAATCTGCCAAGATTAATGCTGAGAAAGTTCGTAAAGAAGGATTCGAAAATAATCCATAA
- the ARG1 gene encoding argininosuccinate synthase (similar to Saccharomyces cerevisiae ARG1 (YOL058W); ancestral locus Anc_3.170), whose product MSKGKVCLAYSGGLDTSIILAWLLDEGYEVVAFMANVGQEEDFDAAKEKALKIGATKFVCVDCRNDFVTDILFPAVQCNAVYEDVYLLGTSLARPVIAKAQIDVAEQEGCFAVAHGCTGKGNDQIRFELGFYALKPDVKVIAPWRLPEFFERFAGRKDLLDFAAEKGIPVAQTKSKPWSTDENQAHISYEAGILEDPDTTPPKDMWKLTVDPMDAPNEPQDLSINFERGLPVKVSYNDHATKKDVSVTAPQDIFETVSNLARANGVGRIDIVEDRYINLKSRGCYEQAPLTVLRRAHVDLEGLTLDKEVRQLRDQFVTPTYSKLLYNGSYFSPECEYVRSMIQPSQETVNGTVRVRLYKGNVIILGRSSATENLYDPTESSMDELTGFLPTDTTGFIAIQAIRIKKYGDAKRAKGTKLTL is encoded by the coding sequence atgtcTAAAGGAAAAGTTTGTTTGGCTTACTCTGGTGGTTTAGATACCTCCATCATCTTGGCTTGGTTATTAGATGAAGGTTACGAAGTTGTTGCCTTTATGGCCAACGTTGGTCAAGAGGAAGACTTCGATGCTGCTAAGGAAAAGGCTTTAAAAATTGGTGCTACCAAATTCGTTTGTGTCGATTGTCGTAACGATTTCGTCACTGATATTCTTTTCCCAGCTGTTCAATGTAACGCAGTCTATGAAGATGTTTACTTGTTAGGTACTTCTTTAGCTAGACCTGTCATTGCTAAGGCTCAAATAGATGTCGCTGAACAAGAAGGTTGTTTCGCTGTTGCTCACGGTTGTACAGGTAAGGGTAATGATCAAATTAGATTCGAATTAGGTTTCTATGCTTTGAAACCTGATGTTAAAGTCATTGCTCCATGGAGATTACCtgaattctttgaaagatttgCTGGTAGAAAGGATCTTTTGGATTTCGCTGCCGAAAAGGGTATCCCAGTTGCTCAAACTAAATCTAAACCATGGTCCACTGATGAAAATCAAGCTCATATCTCTTATGAAGCTGGTATTTTGGAAGATCCTGATACTACTCCACCAAAGGATATGTGGAAATTGACCGTTGATCCAATGGATGCTCCAAACGAACCACAAGATCTCTCTATCAACTTCGAACGTGGGTTACCAGTTAAAGTTTCTTACAATGATCATGCTACTAAGAAGGATGTTTCCGTCACTGCTCCACAAGATATCTTTGAAACTGTCTCCAATTTGGCAAGAGCTAACGGTGTCGGTAGAATCGATATTGTTGAAGATCGTTACATTAACTTGAAATCAAGAGGTTGTTACGAACAAGCTCCATTGACTGTTTTAAGAAGAGCTCATGTTGACTTGGAAGGTTTAACTTTAGACAAAGAAGTTCGTCAATTAAGAGATCAATTTGTTACACCAACTTACTCTAAATTACTATACAATGGTTCCTATTTTTCTCCAGAATGTGAATATGTTAGATCTATGATTCAACCATCTCAAGAAACTGTTAACGGTACCGTTAGGGTTAGACTATATAAGGGTAATGTCATCATTCTTGGTAGATCTTCCGCCACTGAAAACTTATACGATCCGACAGAATCTTCTATGGATGAGTTGACTGGTTTCTTACCAACTGATACTACTGGTTTCATCGCTATTCAAGCTATTAGAATTAAGAAATACGGTGATGCTAAGAGAGCAAAGGGTACTAAGTTGACCTTatag